In Sphingobacteriaceae bacterium, the following are encoded in one genomic region:
- a CDS encoding NUDIX domain-containing protein, with translation MNKKIYFNNKIIVIQHPNELSALSPKTNIYNQTHHQSLDHFLQNFLNEKVSDSTIQKIYSIPDSAFENTLNFFKKFHYIEAGGGLIQKEKEYLFIRRLGKWDLPKGKLDKGESIEACALRECEEECNVKNLKIIARLPSTFHIYKYKNSYALKRTYWFHMVTNYTGKLVPQTEENIEAVEWMDKKKIKQFVLPDTYPTIVDLINDTLNLID, from the coding sequence ATGAACAAAAAAATATACTTTAATAATAAAATAATTGTAATACAGCACCCTAACGAACTGAGTGCGTTGAGTCCCAAAACCAACATTTACAATCAAACCCATCACCAATCGCTTGACCATTTTCTACAAAATTTTTTAAACGAAAAAGTTTCAGATAGCACTATCCAAAAAATTTATAGCATTCCGGATTCAGCATTTGAAAATACCCTAAACTTTTTTAAAAAATTCCATTATATAGAAGCAGGAGGCGGATTAATTCAAAAAGAAAAAGAATATCTTTTTATCCGAAGATTAGGTAAATGGGATTTACCTAAAGGGAAATTAGATAAAGGCGAAAGCATAGAAGCCTGCGCCCTTAGAGAATGTGAAGAAGAGTGCAACGTGAAAAATCTGAAAATAATAGCTCGTCTTCCCTCTACATTTCATATTTACAAATACAAAAACTCATACGCACTTAAAAGAACATATTGGTTTCATATGGTTACTAATTATACGGGTAAATTAGTGCCACAAACGGAAGAAAATATTGAGGCGGTAGAATGGATGGATAAAAAGAAAATCAAACAATTCGTTTTACCGGATACTTATCCAACTATTGTGGATTTAATTAACGATACATTAAATCTAATCGATTAA
- a CDS encoding polysaccharide deacetylase family protein — translation MNHLPVFVEQLSTRMKYIFDVLVQNEYGLSVLFITDEDEFKKVPGAKINFSKREIKDAIQIIPHSILSDFSIKDYPVEVYSHQSFQKIFFKTGKNEIPFDLFGASFWLLSRYEEYLPHKTDSFNRFHFKSSLAYQHNFLHLPLINIWMDKLNNLICEKYPDFKITPRTFNFISSFDVDNAFRYKNKGFIRTCAGYLLDVFHFNWKSIVDRSKVLLNKIPDPFNNFDFIIQANKQRNIQSIFFFLLGDYGINDKNISATKKKFQVLIKHIGDYSAIGIHPSYASGKNLKQLKIEVSRLANITHRQVFNSRQHFAVLKFPYTYNALLQAGITDDYSMGYTNMNGFRASYCYPYKWYNIEEESVSSLLIHSFVFSANTVDYLKNIHQHTFIEEIKGMVEETKKFGGELISVFHNDALTPEMKLNYEAFLKLID, via the coding sequence ATGAATCATCTGCCGGTTTTTGTAGAACAATTATCCACACGGATGAAATATATTTTTGATGTATTGGTACAAAACGAATATGGTCTTTCCGTTTTGTTTATTACAGATGAGGACGAATTCAAAAAAGTGCCGGGCGCCAAGATTAATTTTTCAAAACGAGAAATAAAAGATGCCATTCAGATTATACCGCATTCTATTTTATCTGATTTTTCAATAAAAGACTATCCTGTTGAAGTGTATTCCCATCAGTCATTTCAGAAAATTTTCTTTAAAACCGGTAAAAATGAAATTCCCTTTGATTTATTCGGAGCCTCATTTTGGTTATTGAGCAGGTATGAAGAGTATTTACCACATAAAACCGATTCTTTTAACCGGTTTCATTTTAAATCGTCGTTAGCTTACCAACATAATTTCTTGCATCTACCTTTAATTAATATATGGATGGATAAATTGAATAATTTGATTTGCGAAAAATACCCGGATTTCAAAATAACACCTAGAACTTTTAATTTCATTTCGAGCTTTGATGTGGATAACGCTTTCCGATATAAAAACAAGGGTTTTATCCGTACATGCGCAGGTTATTTATTAGATGTGTTTCATTTTAATTGGAAGAGTATAGTGGATAGATCCAAAGTATTGTTGAATAAAATACCTGACCCTTTTAATAATTTCGATTTTATTATACAGGCTAACAAACAAAGAAATATTCAAAGTATTTTTTTCTTTCTACTAGGAGATTATGGTATTAATGATAAAAATATTTCAGCAACCAAAAAAAAATTTCAGGTTTTAATCAAGCACATTGGCGATTATTCAGCTATTGGAATCCATCCTTCTTATGCTTCGGGTAAAAACTTAAAGCAATTGAAAATTGAAGTGAGTCGCTTGGCCAATATTACGCATCGTCAGGTTTTTAATAGTCGCCAGCATTTTGCTGTTCTTAAGTTTCCTTATACCTACAATGCCTTGTTGCAGGCCGGTATAACCGATGATTATTCCATGGGGTATACCAACATGAATGGATTCAGAGCATCGTATTGTTATCCTTATAAATGGTACAATATTGAAGAGGAATCGGTTAGTTCTTTACTGATTCATTCATTTGTATTTTCCGCTAATACCGTTGATTATTTAAAAAATATTCATCAGCATACTTTTATTGAAGAGATAAAAGGAATGGTGGAAGAAACTAAAAAATTTGGAGGCGAATTAATTTCTGTTTTTCATAATGACGCGTTGACTCCGGAGATGAAATTGAATTACGAAGCGTTTTTGAAATTAATCGATTAG
- a CDS encoding SpoIIE family protein phosphatase, translated as MNGTKYFFFILIIFFGNFFCLAQKIQVKGNIFGFKGDRLALLKKAQKNVNFEGPVSDVSIKIIGTESNLNLNTNATGSFSFPLDKPGIYKILIQKSSYTHLSLTVDYREASSKKRLESLYLIIKEGETSELNLGELIIKEQGKLQFNSNPQGGGSDVFLSNANLLEKVCVINNSNQYAADAVYESKNINNVSQVGPNDTIVSKSSLIKKLSSTIKNIDIPSEDIADYETKLSLAKEELSKLDSTDENYQLLKTKISAMEQMLSDKQLLIDLKEKEIGSQKKILVYLSLFISAILLIALALVYLFIQKRKHAAALSTTNKKISRLNNKLMSSIRYASLIQTGFLQHKEALQTLFPQSFIFNKPKDVLSGDFYWFNSVNDSKIIIAADCTGHGVPGAMLTVLGHNALNNIVNVRGITSPSKILIELNKVIIETFTKTTENIEFGMDIAVLHINPKNSEVTVAGLANGLYLHTSGKLNYIPVSSYSFGKELKPELIEEVKLPLNKSDSLFLFSDGYQDQFRKEGKKFTKFNVERFEKILNEIAGKNEFNAADKKLNQEMENWKNGQEQIDDMLVMGIKI; from the coding sequence ATGAATGGTACTAAATACTTCTTTTTTATTTTGATTATTTTTTTTGGGAATTTCTTTTGCCTTGCTCAAAAGATACAAGTGAAAGGAAATATTTTTGGATTTAAAGGTGATAGACTTGCCTTATTAAAAAAAGCACAAAAAAATGTCAATTTTGAAGGTCCTGTTTCTGATGTAAGTATTAAAATCATCGGAACGGAATCCAACTTAAATTTAAATACAAACGCTACCGGAAGTTTTTCTTTTCCGCTGGATAAACCGGGCATTTATAAAATTCTAATTCAAAAGAGCTCATATACCCACCTTAGTCTCACTGTGGATTACAGAGAAGCTAGTTCCAAAAAAAGATTGGAATCTCTTTATTTAATTATTAAAGAAGGTGAAACAAGTGAATTAAATTTAGGTGAATTAATTATTAAAGAACAAGGCAAATTACAATTTAATTCAAATCCACAAGGCGGAGGAAGCGATGTGTTTCTTTCCAATGCCAATTTATTGGAAAAGGTTTGCGTTATCAATAATTCAAATCAATATGCCGCAGATGCAGTTTATGAAAGTAAAAATATTAATAACGTGTCTCAAGTAGGCCCAAATGACACCATTGTGTCCAAATCATCTTTAATTAAAAAGCTGAGTTCAACAATAAAAAATATCGATATTCCTTCAGAAGACATTGCTGATTACGAAACTAAACTATCCTTAGCCAAAGAAGAATTAAGTAAACTCGATAGTACCGATGAAAATTATCAATTACTAAAAACCAAAATATCAGCCATGGAGCAAATGCTCAGTGATAAACAATTACTAATTGATTTAAAAGAAAAAGAAATTGGTTCTCAAAAGAAAATTCTCGTTTACCTTTCTTTATTTATTTCCGCAATACTACTCATAGCTTTAGCTCTGGTATATCTGTTTATTCAAAAGCGTAAACATGCCGCGGCATTAAGTACAACAAATAAAAAAATATCCAGACTCAATAATAAATTAATGAGCAGTATTCGGTATGCCTCATTAATTCAAACCGGGTTTTTACAGCATAAGGAAGCCCTTCAAACACTTTTTCCGCAATCTTTCATATTCAATAAACCCAAAGACGTTTTGTCCGGAGATTTTTATTGGTTTAATTCGGTAAATGATTCAAAAATAATAATAGCCGCAGACTGTACCGGGCACGGTGTACCCGGAGCAATGCTCACGGTATTGGGTCATAACGCGCTCAATAATATTGTGAACGTGAGAGGAATTACCTCCCCTTCAAAAATTCTTATCGAATTGAATAAGGTCATTATTGAGACTTTTACAAAAACAACTGAAAATATAGAATTTGGAATGGATATCGCCGTTTTACACATCAATCCGAAAAATTCAGAAGTAACAGTTGCCGGATTAGCAAATGGGCTTTATTTACACACTTCCGGTAAATTAAATTACATTCCTGTAAGCAGTTACTCCTTTGGGAAAGAACTAAAACCTGAACTGATTGAAGAAGTTAAACTTCCTTTAAATAAATCTGACAGCTTATTCTTATTTTCTGATGGTTACCAGGATCAATTCCGTAAAGAAGGAAAAAAATTCACTAAGTTTAATGTAGAACGCTTTGAGAAAATCCTGAATGAAATAGCCGGCAAAAACGAATTTAATGCTGCTGATAAAAAACTTAATCAGGAAATGGAAAACTGGAAGAACGGACAGGAACAGATTGATGATATGTTGGTAATGGGAATAAAGATTTAA
- a CDS encoding DUF1987 domain-containing protein codes for MEILTIEATNETPAVHLNASEGQFNFTGKSYPENVNEFYGSTLNYIQDYIKNPAEKTTLEFAWSYYNTATSKIMIKIIKELKTVVDAGKEFQINWHCKSSDELMIEKGEELKDLLDVNFSVIQF; via the coding sequence ATGGAAATTCTCACTATTGAAGCAACAAACGAAACACCTGCTGTTCATTTAAACGCAAGTGAAGGGCAATTTAACTTTACCGGAAAGTCTTACCCTGAAAATGTAAACGAATTTTATGGGAGTACTTTAAATTATATACAAGATTATATTAAGAATCCTGCTGAAAAAACTACACTTGAGTTTGCCTGGTCATACTACAACACAGCAACTTCTAAAATAATGATTAAAATAATTAAGGAGTTAAAAACTGTAGTTGACGCAGGAAAAGAATTTCAAATAAATTGGCATTGCAAAAGCAGCGACGAGTTAATGATTGAAAAGGGTGAAGAGTTGAAAGATTTATTGGATGTTAACTTCTCTGTGATTCAATTTTAA
- a CDS encoding orotate phosphoribosyltransferase → MTSFDEPAYKIAEFLLQIKAIKLQPDNPFTWASGWKSPIYCDNRKTLSYPAIRTYIRQQFVNSINSNFAKPDVIAGVATGGIALGALVAQEMNLPFVYVRSEAKKHGLTNMIEGEINSSQSVVVIEDLISTGGSSLKAVEALREKGCDVKGMVAIFTYGFENATENFNKAKCNLKTLTNYDVLIKTALSKNYVSEKDIDSLTNWRIDPANWNSKLIK, encoded by the coding sequence ATGACTTCATTTGATGAGCCCGCATATAAAATTGCTGAATTTTTATTACAAATAAAAGCGATAAAATTACAACCGGATAACCCATTTACCTGGGCCAGTGGTTGGAAATCGCCAATTTATTGCGATAACCGAAAAACTTTATCTTATCCTGCAATTCGTACGTATATACGCCAGCAATTTGTTAATTCTATCAATAGCAATTTCGCAAAACCCGATGTAATAGCAGGGGTTGCCACAGGTGGTATAGCCTTAGGGGCCTTAGTTGCTCAGGAGATGAATTTACCATTTGTTTATGTAAGAAGTGAAGCTAAAAAGCATGGATTAACCAATATGATTGAAGGAGAAATTAACAGCAGTCAGAGTGTTGTTGTTATAGAAGATTTGATTAGTACCGGAGGAAGTAGTTTAAAGGCAGTTGAAGCCTTGCGTGAAAAAGGATGTGATGTTAAAGGAATGGTGGCGATTTTTACTTATGGATTTGAGAATGCAACAGAGAATTTCAATAAAGCAAAATGTAACTTAAAAACATTAACTAACTATGACGTTTTAATTAAAACAGCTTTGAGTAAGAATTATGTTTCTGAAAAAGACATAGATAGTTTAACAAACTGGCGCATAGATCCTGCAAACTGGAATAGTAAATTAATTAAATAA
- a CDS encoding tetratricopeptide repeat protein yields MAETNLKALSTNKNGSVEFKSNNSINSPRIKFFKTHLGNAYNLFASYYESDDDFINALLFYKKGLKICSEIDDKNGSAYFLKKMASIYFDQGNINNALDYQLESLKIYEEIDNKEGIANSTNVLGIIYNNLGNEQKALEYYNKSLKTQELIGNKIGIGEAVYNLGHIYGDQGDESKEIEYYTKALKLFEESGSKSGIAFALSGIGIYYFHQKNIPKSLECLNKCLQIRLERNDKRGISECLNNLGFIYNSQGDIQKALEFYHKSLNIKEEIGDKDGMTYALNHIGFIYFERKNYPKAIEYCSKSMKISKELGFPATIRNAAEKLNQIYSAMGDHKNALLNYKLFITMRDSINNIANKKASIKNQLKYEYDKKALADSLQLAETKKLSKAQLAESTAKLKQEKTQRFALITGLTLVLIFLIYTFIRFRHSQKQKKRIEHQKILVDQSQKKIVDSINYAKKIQNSILPSGDEISAIFPKHFIFFKPKDIVSGDFYWFYHRDHLSFIAVADCTGHGVPGAFMTMIASAGLNEVIIEQNSIQPEIILSSLHSTIFKGLQQQKGDEYSQDGLDISLAVIDHKSHLLHFSGAHNHGFLIDNGEIRTLKASPKSIGGLNILGEIEPNRKFKGETYQLNKDSILILSTDGIYDQLNPSDEKFGLQRFKELILRLNSDDNLVNLKTAEQTFNNWKQEVPQLDDILMIKIKL; encoded by the coding sequence TTGGCTGAGACAAACTTAAAGGCTTTATCAACCAATAAAAATGGATCTGTAGAATTTAAAAGCAACAACAGCATTAATTCACCTAGAATTAAGTTCTTCAAAACACATCTAGGTAACGCGTATAACCTTTTTGCAAGTTACTATGAGTCCGACGATGACTTTATTAACGCTTTGCTATTTTATAAAAAAGGTCTTAAAATTTGTTCTGAAATAGACGATAAAAATGGTAGTGCTTATTTTTTAAAAAAAATGGCTAGTATTTATTTTGATCAAGGTAATATAAATAATGCTTTAGATTATCAACTAGAAAGCCTCAAAATTTATGAAGAGATAGATAATAAGGAGGGAATCGCGAATTCTACAAATGTATTGGGGATTATATATAATAATCTGGGCAACGAGCAAAAGGCCCTAGAATATTATAACAAAAGTCTAAAAACACAAGAGTTGATAGGGAACAAAATTGGTATAGGAGAAGCAGTTTATAATTTAGGGCATATTTACGGAGATCAAGGTGATGAATCAAAGGAGATAGAATATTACACTAAGGCGCTTAAATTATTTGAGGAATCAGGTAGCAAATCAGGAATTGCTTTTGCATTAAGCGGAATTGGAATTTATTACTTTCATCAAAAAAACATTCCAAAAAGTTTAGAGTGTTTGAACAAATGTCTTCAAATTAGACTAGAAAGAAACGATAAAAGAGGCATCTCTGAATGTTTAAATAATTTAGGGTTCATTTATAATAGTCAAGGTGATATTCAGAAAGCACTGGAGTTTTATCATAAGAGTCTGAATATAAAAGAAGAAATTGGGGATAAAGATGGAATGACTTACGCATTGAACCATATCGGCTTTATTTATTTCGAAAGAAAAAATTACCCTAAAGCAATTGAATATTGCAGTAAAAGCATGAAAATTAGCAAGGAATTAGGGTTTCCAGCAACAATTCGGAATGCCGCTGAAAAACTAAATCAAATATATTCGGCAATGGGCGATCATAAAAATGCATTACTCAACTATAAACTTTTTATCACAATGCGTGACAGCATCAATAACATTGCAAATAAAAAAGCGAGTATTAAAAATCAGCTAAAATATGAATATGATAAAAAAGCATTGGCAGATAGTTTACAATTAGCCGAAACAAAAAAACTAAGCAAGGCACAATTGGCAGAAAGTACTGCCAAACTTAAACAAGAAAAAACGCAACGATTTGCACTGATCACCGGCTTAACATTGGTGCTAATATTTTTAATTTACACATTCATTCGATTCCGCCATTCACAAAAACAGAAAAAACGAATTGAACATCAAAAAATATTAGTTGACCAGAGCCAGAAAAAAATAGTGGACAGCATTAACTATGCAAAAAAAATTCAAAACTCTATTTTACCTTCCGGTGATGAAATTTCTGCTATTTTCCCCAAACACTTCATCTTCTTTAAACCAAAAGATATTGTGAGTGGTGATTTTTATTGGTTTTATCATCGAGATCATTTATCTTTTATAGCTGTGGCAGATTGTACAGGACATGGAGTGCCCGGAGCCTTTATGACTATGATAGCCTCAGCCGGATTAAATGAAGTTATCATTGAACAAAATAGTATTCAACCAGAAATTATACTAAGCAGCCTGCACTCAACAATTTTTAAAGGTTTACAACAGCAGAAAGGCGATGAATACTCTCAGGATGGCTTAGACATTTCGTTAGCTGTAATTGATCATAAATCTCATTTGCTTCATTTTTCAGGTGCTCACAATCATGGCTTTTTAATTGATAATGGAGAAATACGTACTTTAAAAGCTAGTCCAAAATCTATTGGAGGTTTAAATATATTGGGTGAAATTGAACCAAATAGGAAATTTAAAGGAGAGACTTATCAGTTAAATAAAGATAGTATATTGATATTATCTACAGATGGAATTTACGATCAACTTAATCCATCCGATGAGAAATTTGGCCTTCAAAGATTTAAAGAATTAATACTCCGATTAAACTCTGATGATAATTTAGTAAACTTAAAAACGGCGGAGCAAACATTTAACAATTGGAAACAAGAAGTACCTCAATTAGATGATATATTGATGATTAAAATAAAATTGTGA
- a CDS encoding DUF983 domain-containing protein, with amino-acid sequence MIHKLSSIFKNKCPQCGKGMFFIDNNPYKLKLFDKMNKSCEQCGLNFEKEPGFYYGAMYINYGLSVLIGLIIFGIHYYLIGFDPKNYLISFTILLLLLIPVMYRTSRLVWINIFVKHKDK; translated from the coding sequence ATGATTCATAAACTATCCAGCATTTTTAAGAATAAATGTCCGCAGTGCGGAAAAGGAATGTTTTTTATTGATAATAATCCTTATAAGTTAAAATTGTTTGATAAAATGAATAAGTCGTGTGAGCAATGCGGACTAAATTTTGAGAAAGAACCCGGTTTCTATTATGGCGCCATGTATATTAACTACGGTTTATCGGTATTAATTGGGTTGATTATTTTTGGCATCCATTATTATTTAATTGGGTTTGATCCAAAAAATTATTTAATCAGTTTTACTATACTTTTATTATTACTTATTCCGGTAATGTATAGAACCAGCAGATTGGTTTGGATAAATATCTTTGTGAAACACAAAGACAAATAA
- a CDS encoding DUF1987 family protein yields the protein MSNDHLNIGATEDTPEVFLSADGSKMLVSGMSMPENAFEFYDPIEKKSTEVLSKLQNTTTLEIQLSYMNSTSNKQILKLINQIFKIHSALKVIWKYESSDTLIKLKGEEIKSICNSIQIELQEIN from the coding sequence ATGAGTAATGATCATTTGAATATAGGCGCAACAGAAGACACCCCTGAAGTCTTCTTATCTGCTGATGGTAGTAAAATGCTGGTGAGTGGTATGTCTATGCCAGAAAACGCTTTTGAATTTTATGATCCTATTGAGAAAAAATCCACCGAAGTTTTATCTAAATTACAAAACACAACCACACTTGAAATTCAGTTGAGTTATATGAATTCAACTTCCAATAAACAAATTTTAAAACTGATTAATCAAATTTTTAAAATCCATTCAGCTCTTAAGGTAATTTGGAAATACGAAAGTTCAGATACATTAATAAAACTAAAAGGCGAAGAAATTAAAAGCATTTGTAATTCAATTCAAATAGAATTACAGGAAATAAATTAA
- a CDS encoding SIMPL domain-containing protein, translated as MKKTILVFLFVGLCNSFFSQNEKLSFIEVTGTSETEVTPDEIYISITLKEKGDSKEKSIEKQEDDLKSGLKGVGIDMANLQLSTANADFRKIKTFKKDVVTSKSYILKVNNVDLVDKVYKLMDELNVFDAYISKLNHSKITELTAENREKAVVAAKNKAKALAMAVGNNIGIPISIIETANSVDTSPYNNRYYRGSYASNVAQSLSSPESLDSDGDEISFKKIKIRSSFLVKYELK; from the coding sequence ATGAAAAAAACAATTTTAGTATTTCTTTTCGTCGGGTTATGTAATTCCTTTTTTTCGCAAAATGAAAAACTTTCATTTATTGAAGTTACCGGTACCAGCGAAACGGAAGTAACCCCGGATGAAATTTACATTTCGATTACCCTAAAAGAAAAAGGAGATTCAAAAGAAAAATCCATTGAAAAGCAGGAAGATGATTTGAAGTCAGGGTTAAAAGGTGTTGGTATTGATATGGCTAATTTACAATTATCAACCGCCAATGCCGATTTTAGAAAGATAAAAACTTTTAAAAAAGATGTGGTTACCAGTAAGTCTTATATTTTGAAAGTGAACAATGTTGATTTAGTGGATAAGGTATATAAACTAATGGATGAGTTGAATGTTTTTGATGCATACATTTCAAAATTGAATCATTCCAAAATTACAGAACTCACTGCAGAAAACAGGGAAAAGGCGGTTGTTGCAGCAAAAAATAAAGCAAAAGCACTGGCCATGGCTGTAGGGAATAATATTGGCATTCCTATTTCAATTATTGAGACAGCCAATAGCGTAGATACCAGTCCGTATAACAATAGATATTACAGAGGTTCGTATGCGAGTAATGTAGCGCAAAGTTTGAGTAGTCCGGAGTCATTAGATAGTGATGGAGATGAAATTTCGTTTAAGAAAATTAAAATCAGATCAAGTTTTCTGGTTAAATATGAATTAAAATAA